The Amycolatopsis sp. DG1A-15b genome window below encodes:
- a CDS encoding (Fe-S)-binding protein, with amino-acid sequence MKVAVLVTCINDALFPDTGKAVFRLLRRLGVDADFPQAQTCCGQPMVNTGYLDEAVPVVRAFTEAFAGYDHVVTPSGSCAGSARHQHGLVARRAGEPRLAGTGPKVRELSEFLVDVLGVTDVGAYFPHRVTYHPTCHSLRMLGVGDKPLRLLRAVRGLDLVELPAAQECCGFGGTFAVKNAETSTAMGADKARHVRETGAEVLVAGDNSCLLHVGGLLSRQRSGVRVLHLADVLASTEEDP; translated from the coding sequence GTGAAGGTGGCCGTGCTCGTCACCTGCATCAACGACGCGCTGTTCCCGGACACCGGCAAGGCGGTGTTCCGGCTGCTGCGCCGCCTGGGCGTGGACGCCGACTTCCCGCAGGCGCAGACCTGCTGCGGCCAGCCGATGGTCAACACCGGCTACCTCGACGAGGCCGTTCCGGTGGTCCGCGCGTTCACCGAAGCGTTCGCCGGGTACGACCACGTCGTCACGCCGTCGGGTTCGTGCGCGGGTTCGGCCCGGCACCAGCACGGCCTGGTCGCGCGGCGCGCGGGGGAGCCGCGGCTGGCCGGAACCGGGCCGAAGGTCCGCGAGCTGAGCGAATTCCTCGTCGACGTGCTCGGCGTGACCGACGTCGGCGCCTACTTCCCGCACCGCGTCACCTACCACCCGACCTGCCACTCGCTGCGCATGCTCGGCGTCGGCGACAAGCCGCTGCGGTTGCTGCGGGCGGTGCGCGGGCTCGACCTCGTCGAGCTGCCCGCCGCGCAGGAGTGCTGCGGGTTCGGCGGCACCTTCGCCGTGAAGAACGCCGAGACGTCGACGGCCATGGGCGCCGACAAGGCCCGGCACGTCCGCGAAACCGGGGCGGAAGTGCTCGTCGCCGGCGACAACTCCTGCCTGCTGCACGTCGGTGGCCTGCTGTCGCGGCAGCGGTCCGGCGTCCGCGTGCTGCACCTGGCCGACGTGCTGGCCTCGACCGAGGAGGACCCGTGA
- a CDS encoding MFS transporter codes for MSRATTTVSTLVIFVLALNLRPAVTSLGAALPDISVAGGLVAAVLVALPLWAIGLGGWATPWLCSRVGTHRTVTVALVGLVLSLAGRVLGGPVELLVGTALACLSIAVLGTMLPLLAQGSAAFTFGLGVGSTAGALVTPTAVMSSSWRVALGVWATTALLAQQVWQRTPGEFVSPRRAPGAVSASALTIHFGLISTVTFLVMGWLPGILRDAGVPPTTAGTCLALSMAMGLPMMWLVPGWTRRWRNQTLLVITLATPNVIGVTGLILAPAAAPWLWAVATGTGMGALAFALTTISLRSKDSSVALSAVVQGVGYVIAGFGVLVCGWLHTGTGAWRTPLMLILAVLLGQMVSGHIAVFRWAPPPAAVTPPLAVRPQDDAPEVAA; via the coding sequence ATGTCGCGTGCTACCACCACTGTCTCCACTCTGGTCATCTTCGTTCTCGCACTGAACCTGCGGCCGGCCGTGACCAGCCTGGGCGCGGCGCTGCCGGACATCTCCGTCGCCGGTGGCCTCGTCGCCGCGGTGCTCGTCGCCCTGCCCCTGTGGGCGATCGGCCTCGGCGGCTGGGCGACGCCGTGGCTGTGCAGCCGGGTGGGGACGCACCGGACCGTCACCGTGGCGCTCGTCGGGCTGGTGCTGTCGCTGGCCGGACGCGTTCTCGGGGGTCCGGTGGAGCTCCTGGTCGGGACGGCGCTGGCGTGCCTGTCCATCGCCGTGCTCGGCACCATGCTGCCGTTGCTGGCCCAGGGTTCCGCCGCCTTCACCTTCGGGCTCGGGGTGGGCAGCACGGCCGGTGCGCTGGTCACGCCCACCGCGGTCATGTCGTCGTCGTGGCGGGTCGCCCTCGGCGTGTGGGCGACCACGGCGCTGCTGGCCCAGCAGGTGTGGCAGCGCACGCCCGGCGAGTTCGTGTCGCCGCGGAGGGCGCCCGGAGCGGTGTCGGCCTCCGCCTTGACCATCCACTTCGGACTCATCTCGACGGTGACGTTCCTGGTCATGGGGTGGCTGCCCGGCATCCTGCGCGACGCCGGTGTCCCCCCGACGACCGCGGGGACGTGCCTGGCGCTGTCGATGGCCATGGGGTTGCCGATGATGTGGCTGGTGCCGGGCTGGACCCGCCGCTGGCGCAACCAGACGCTGCTCGTCATCACCCTGGCCACGCCCAACGTCATCGGGGTGACCGGCCTGATCCTCGCCCCCGCCGCCGCGCCCTGGCTGTGGGCCGTGGCCACCGGCACCGGCATGGGGGCACTCGCGTTCGCCCTGACGACCATCTCGCTGCGCAGCAAGGACAGCTCGGTGGCGCTGTCGGCCGTGGTCCAGGGCGTGGGGTACGTCATCGCCGGCTTCGGCGTGCTCGTCTGCGGCTGGCTGCACACGGGCACGGGTGCCTGGCGGACGCCGCTGATGCTGATCCTGGCGGTCCTGCTCGGCCAGATGGTCAGCGGGCACATCGCGGTGTTCCGCTGGGCCCCGCCGCCGGCGGCGGTCACCCCGCCGCTCGCCGTGCGTCCCCAGGACGACGCCCCGGAGGTCGCTGCTTGA
- a CDS encoding LuxR family transcriptional regulator — translation MRPLTDGTELLVGRDSELSRLVAWIRDVAAGRGRAVLVDGEPGIGKSALVRSACAAATEAGCQVYWGAGDELGQALPLLPLLDALEITPVTRDPRRDAVSELLGGGAVAGKGADLAAAAAEQLIALVDQLCQDGPAVLVVDELQWADSTTVAVWSRLARSVRQLPLLLIGVLRPVPRRDDLRSLFRIVRPAERLRLARLAEPAVLELVAALAGGKPGARLEELAAGAAGNPLYLTELLDALTRSSCLEVDHAGIAELTGAATPDSLPEAIADRLGFLTEPARGVLRTAALLGVGFSVADLVTVTNSSLAELLPALDEARAAGVLVAAGDDLEFRHPLIRTALYDEMPTAVRIAWHQSAAWALAEANAPVERVARQLLPMVSTTDSRVPVPDWAVRWLLDVAMPLIGQAPVVAVALLRRAVRDAPLDDAVTGALACRLADAYYRVGNVAQAERIACRALDRVRDPDVRVDLHTTLVQSRGTAGRAAESLPALNEALTQPGLQARHRARLLVLIARIRRVLGEVDSAGRAASAALAELGSAEDRWAAGWALHVLAQGAMARGEWAGALPLFERAIAIVRGDPTLIELTLLLRINQSVTFGALDRYADALTAAGQARDLAERTGSEARLTQVQSAIGQLMLGAGRWDDALAEVDVVPDDHKDPGVVCCDHGVAAIIHLHRDETAAARRHLDVAALHLERAGDEVVESLVRARSLAFEHAGAPERALAVLTAVPAGEDAGEERLGDAVRLAMAIGDVRTAAEIEARARGIAAESAVPHRRALALYCRGLLERDGTMLLRAADGYAAAGRPLSRAKALEAAALAFFEARDEDRASARAAFTHAIDLYTELDAQWDVARLRALFRARGIRRGPKVKHRQARHGWDSLTPTEGRIAALVVEGLSNPQIAARLYLSPRTVGTHVSHILTKLGVHSRIDIAREAARHQSASG, via the coding sequence GTGCGACCGCTTACGGACGGTACGGAGCTGCTGGTCGGCCGGGACAGCGAGCTGTCCCGGCTGGTCGCTTGGATCCGTGACGTCGCGGCGGGCCGCGGCCGGGCCGTGCTGGTGGACGGCGAGCCCGGGATCGGCAAGTCGGCGCTGGTCCGGTCCGCCTGCGCGGCCGCGACCGAGGCGGGCTGCCAGGTGTACTGGGGCGCCGGTGACGAGCTCGGTCAAGCACTGCCGCTGCTGCCGCTGCTGGATGCCCTGGAGATCACGCCGGTCACGCGGGATCCCCGTCGTGACGCCGTTTCCGAGCTGCTGGGCGGCGGAGCCGTCGCGGGCAAGGGTGCCGACCTCGCCGCCGCGGCCGCCGAGCAGCTGATCGCGCTGGTGGACCAGCTCTGCCAGGACGGCCCGGCCGTGCTCGTCGTCGACGAGCTGCAGTGGGCCGACAGCACGACGGTGGCGGTGTGGAGCCGGCTCGCCCGCTCGGTCCGGCAGCTCCCGCTGCTGCTGATCGGGGTGCTGCGGCCGGTGCCGCGCCGCGACGACCTGCGGTCGCTCTTCCGGATCGTCCGGCCCGCCGAACGGCTGCGGCTGGCCCGGCTGGCGGAACCGGCGGTGCTCGAGCTGGTGGCCGCCCTCGCCGGCGGCAAGCCGGGTGCCCGGCTGGAGGAGCTGGCCGCCGGCGCGGCCGGCAATCCGTTGTACCTCACCGAATTGCTCGACGCGCTCACCAGGAGCTCGTGCCTGGAGGTCGACCACGCGGGCATCGCGGAGCTGACCGGCGCGGCCACGCCGGACTCGCTGCCGGAAGCGATCGCGGACCGGCTGGGCTTCCTCACGGAGCCGGCCCGGGGCGTGCTGCGGACGGCGGCGCTGCTCGGCGTCGGCTTCTCGGTCGCGGACCTGGTGACCGTGACGAACTCTTCGCTCGCCGAACTGTTGCCCGCGCTCGACGAGGCCCGCGCCGCCGGCGTGCTCGTGGCGGCCGGCGACGACCTCGAGTTCCGGCACCCGTTGATCCGCACGGCGTTGTACGACGAGATGCCGACGGCGGTCCGGATCGCCTGGCACCAGTCCGCCGCGTGGGCGCTGGCGGAGGCGAACGCCCCGGTCGAGCGGGTGGCGCGGCAGCTGCTCCCGATGGTGTCCACAACGGACAGCCGGGTCCCGGTCCCGGACTGGGCCGTGCGGTGGTTGCTCGACGTGGCCATGCCGTTGATCGGCCAGGCACCCGTGGTCGCCGTCGCGCTGCTGAGACGGGCGGTGCGGGACGCGCCGCTCGACGACGCCGTGACCGGGGCGTTGGCCTGCCGGCTGGCCGACGCGTACTACCGGGTGGGCAACGTGGCCCAGGCCGAGCGGATCGCTTGCCGCGCACTGGATCGCGTCCGCGACCCCGACGTGCGCGTCGACCTGCACACGACGCTCGTCCAGAGCCGCGGGACGGCCGGCCGCGCCGCCGAGTCCCTCCCCGCGCTCAACGAGGCGCTGACCCAGCCGGGGCTGCAGGCCCGGCACCGGGCCCGGTTGCTGGTGCTCATCGCGCGGATCCGGCGTGTCCTCGGCGAGGTCGACTCCGCGGGCCGGGCCGCGTCGGCGGCGCTGGCCGAACTCGGCTCGGCCGAAGACCGCTGGGCGGCCGGGTGGGCGCTGCACGTGCTGGCCCAGGGCGCGATGGCGCGCGGCGAGTGGGCCGGGGCGCTGCCGCTGTTCGAGCGCGCGATAGCCATCGTGCGGGGCGACCCCACGCTGATCGAACTCACCCTGCTGCTGCGCATCAACCAGTCGGTCACCTTCGGTGCGCTCGACCGCTACGCCGACGCGCTCACCGCCGCCGGGCAGGCGCGCGACCTGGCCGAGCGCACCGGCAGCGAGGCGCGGCTGACCCAGGTCCAGAGCGCGATCGGGCAGTTGATGCTGGGCGCCGGCCGGTGGGACGACGCGCTGGCCGAGGTCGACGTCGTCCCGGACGATCACAAGGACCCGGGAGTGGTGTGCTGCGACCACGGCGTCGCCGCGATCATCCACCTCCACCGCGACGAGACGGCCGCGGCCCGCCGCCACCTCGACGTCGCCGCCCTGCATTTGGAACGCGCCGGCGACGAGGTCGTGGAATCCCTGGTCCGGGCCCGGAGCCTGGCGTTCGAGCACGCCGGCGCGCCGGAGCGGGCGCTCGCCGTGCTGACCGCCGTGCCGGCGGGCGAAGACGCGGGGGAGGAGCGGCTGGGGGACGCCGTCCGGCTGGCGATGGCGATCGGCGACGTGCGGACCGCGGCGGAGATCGAGGCCCGGGCGCGCGGGATCGCCGCCGAGTCCGCCGTTCCGCACCGCCGCGCGCTCGCGCTGTACTGCCGCGGCCTGCTCGAGCGGGACGGGACGATGTTGCTGCGCGCCGCCGACGGCTACGCGGCCGCGGGCCGGCCGCTGTCCCGGGCCAAAGCCCTGGAAGCCGCCGCGCTCGCCTTCTTCGAAGCGCGGGACGAAGACCGCGCTTCGGCGCGGGCCGCCTTCACCCACGCCATCGACCTCTACACGGAGCTGGACGCGCAATGGGACGTGGCGCGACTGCGCGCCCTGTTTCGCGCGCGGGGTATCCGGCGCGGCCCGAAGGTGAAGCACCGCCAGGCCAGGCACGGCTGGGACAGCCTCACCCCGACCGAGGGCCGGATCGCCGCGCTGGTGGTGGAAGGCCTGTCGAACCCGCAGATCGCGGCCCGCCTCTACTTGTCCCCGCGCACGGTCGGCACCCACGTCTCGCACATCCTGACCAAGCTGGGCGTGCATTCACGCATCGACATCGCCCGGGAAGCGGCCCGCCACCAGTCCGCTTCGGGCTGA
- a CDS encoding lactate utilization protein B, which produces MPAFPAAAREALADTQLRRNLAHATGTIRAKRAAVVGEVAEWEELRLAGAAIKDNTLLRLDEHLLTLEAALQARGATVHWARDAREACDVVARIARDHGVDEVVKVKSMAAQEIGLNEALAEHGVTAWETDLAELIVQLGDDLPSHILVPAIHRNRAEIREIFRREMAGAGRPAPDGLTDDPAELAGAARLHLREKFLRAKMAVSGANFAVAESGTLVVVESEGNGRMCLTLPEVLVSLVGIEKVIPTWGDLDVFLQLLPRSSTGERMNPYTSTWSGVTPGDGPQEVHVVLLDNGRTRALADEVGRQALRCIRCSACLNVCPVYERTGGHAYGSVYPGPIGAILNPLLKGVGVDEQTDSLPYASSLCGACFEACPVRIDIPEVLVHLRSQVVDAHRGGPPKPEAVAMKTASWVLSDARRLGLAERGLGVANRALTRFGRRLLPGGRRALSRLPWPGSLWTNSRDLPAPPRESFRAWWRKR; this is translated from the coding sequence ATGCCCGCCTTCCCGGCGGCGGCCCGGGAAGCGCTCGCCGACACGCAGCTGCGCCGCAACCTCGCCCACGCCACCGGCACCATCCGCGCCAAGCGCGCGGCCGTCGTCGGCGAGGTGGCCGAGTGGGAGGAACTGCGCCTGGCGGGCGCCGCGATCAAGGACAACACCCTGCTTCGCCTCGACGAGCACCTCCTGACCCTCGAAGCGGCGTTGCAGGCGCGGGGCGCGACCGTGCACTGGGCGCGTGACGCGCGGGAAGCCTGTGACGTCGTCGCCCGCATCGCGCGCGATCACGGCGTCGACGAGGTCGTCAAGGTCAAGTCGATGGCGGCCCAGGAGATCGGCCTCAACGAGGCGCTCGCCGAGCACGGCGTCACCGCCTGGGAGACCGACCTCGCGGAGCTGATCGTGCAGCTCGGCGACGACCTGCCCAGCCACATCCTGGTGCCGGCGATCCACCGCAACCGCGCGGAGATCCGGGAGATCTTCCGCCGCGAGATGGCCGGCGCGGGCCGTCCGGCGCCCGACGGCCTCACCGACGATCCCGCCGAGCTGGCCGGCGCGGCCCGGCTGCACCTGCGCGAGAAGTTCCTGCGCGCGAAGATGGCCGTCTCCGGCGCGAACTTCGCCGTCGCCGAAAGCGGCACCCTGGTCGTCGTCGAGTCCGAGGGCAACGGCCGGATGTGCCTGACCCTGCCCGAAGTGCTCGTTTCGCTGGTGGGCATCGAAAAGGTCATCCCCACGTGGGGTGACCTCGACGTGTTCCTCCAGCTCCTGCCGCGCTCGAGCACCGGGGAGCGGATGAACCCCTACACGTCGACGTGGTCGGGCGTGACCCCGGGCGACGGGCCGCAGGAGGTGCACGTGGTGCTGCTCGACAACGGCCGCACCCGCGCGCTCGCCGACGAGGTCGGCCGGCAGGCGCTGCGCTGCATCCGCTGTTCGGCGTGCCTGAACGTCTGCCCGGTGTACGAACGGACCGGCGGCCACGCCTACGGCTCGGTCTACCCGGGCCCGATCGGCGCGATCCTCAACCCGCTGCTCAAAGGCGTCGGCGTCGACGAGCAAACCGATTCGCTGCCGTACGCGTCCAGCCTGTGCGGTGCCTGCTTCGAGGCGTGCCCGGTGCGCATCGACATCCCGGAAGTCCTGGTGCACCTGCGCTCCCAAGTGGTCGACGCGCATCGCGGCGGACCACCGAAACCCGAGGCGGTGGCGATGAAGACGGCGTCATGGGTGCTCTCGGACGCCCGTCGGCTGGGCCTCGCCGAGCGCGGCCTGGGTGTCGCGAACCGGGCCCTGACCCGCTTCGGCCGCCGCCTGCTCCCCGGCGGCCGCCGAGCTCTGTCCCGCCTGCCGTGGCCGGGTTCACTGTGGACGAACAGCCGCGACCTGCCGGCGCCGCCGCGTGAGTCGTTCCGCGCCTGGTGGCGGAAGCGATGA